One genomic region from Balaenoptera acutorostrata chromosome 1, mBalAcu1.1, whole genome shotgun sequence encodes:
- the BCL10 gene encoding B-cell lymphoma/leukemia 10 → MEPTAQSLTEEDLTEVKKDALENLRVYLCEKIIAERHFDHLRAKKILSREDTEEISCRTSSRKRAGKLLDYLQENPKGLDTLVESIRREKTQNFLIQKITDEVLKLRNIKLEHLKGLKCSSCEPFPVGATNNLSRSNSDDSNFSEKLRASTVIYHPEGESSTAPFFSTDSSLNLPVLEVGRTENPTFSSTMLPRPGDPGAPPLPPELQLEEEGTCGNSSEMFLPLRSRALLRQ, encoded by the exons ATGGAGCCCACTGCGCAGTCCCTCACCGAGGAGGACCTGACTGAAGTGAAGAAGGAC gCTTTAGAAAATTTGCGTGTATACCTGTGTGAAAAAATCATAGCTGAGAGACATTTTGATCATCTACGTGCAAAAAAAATACTCAGTAgagaagacactgaagaaattTCTTGCCGAACATCAAGTAGAAAAAGGGCTGGAAAATTGTTAGACTACttacaagaaaaccccaaaggacTAGATACCCTGGTTGAATCTATTCGGCGAGAAAAAACACAGAACTTCCTGATACAGAAGATTACAGATGAAGTGCTAAAACTTAGAAATATAAAACTAGAACATCTGAAAG GACTGAAATGTAGCAGCTGTGAGCCTTTTCCAGTTGGAGCCACAAACAACCTCTCCAGATCAAATTCAGATGACAGTAATTTCTCTGAAAAACTGAGAGCATCCACCGTCATATACCATCCAGAAGGAGAATCCAGCACAGCCCCCTTTTTTTCTACTGATTCTTCTCTGAATTTGCCTGTCCTAGAAGTAGGCAGAACTGAAAACCCCACCTTCTCTTCAACTATGCTTCCTAGACCTGGGGATCCTGGGGCTCCTCCTTTGCCACCAGAGCTGCAGTTAGAAGAAGAAGGAACTTGTGGAAACTCTAGTGAGATGTTTCTTCCCTTAAGATCACGTGCTCTTTTGCGGCAATGA